A single region of the Triticum dicoccoides isolate Atlit2015 ecotype Zavitan chromosome 2B, WEW_v2.0, whole genome shotgun sequence genome encodes:
- the LOC119362485 gene encoding uncharacterized protein LOC119362485, whose protein sequence is MERFRFRAPPLSLKLAFAAVSLSLGVSFAAVSCSSSSSPLPSSAASSSPRPSPRTVAADLLAVLAGPRAAARVPAREASRLSSCLRFLSPANPASVPSAYPWRGSRKVLLEGCDAAEADAMVMWPPAPVLELARLAVDSGGDPGAIHRLLDPTMLPVPDIEGTKKSKCHLTRTPYGRHFADEEINSYFAFLFELIAARGPLVGLNVSLNRYDLFHGHLFLASGTGRLGILFHAKEYPAFDKESFPYNLGYCQTESDVPYDDSMNLRNILWLAPLPSSETKAWLAPGVLVVLDAHPDGIIYQDMIRDYVQIVRTIYEDDFGKHAVDVNYLNVANAAAPADRIFIC, encoded by the exons ATGGAACGCTTCCGGTTCAGGGCACCTCCCCTCTCGCTCAAGCTGGccttcgccgccgtctccctctCCCTCGGCGTctccttcgccgccgtctcctgctcctcctcctcctctcccctcccctcctcggccgcctcctcctctccgcgGCCGTCTCCCCGGACCGTAGCCGCCGACCTCCTCGCCGTCCTCGCCGGCCCGCGCGCCGCGGCGCGGGTGCCGGCTCGGGAGGCCTCGCGCCTGAGCTCCTGCCTCCGGTTCCTCTCCCCGGCCAACCCCGCCTCCGTGCCTAGCGCGTATCCCTGGAGGGGCTCCCGGAAGGTTCTGCTGGAAGGCTGCGATGCGGCCGAGGCGGATGCGATGGTGATGTGGCCGCCGGCGCCGGTCTTGGAGCTGGCGCGCCTCGCCGTCGACTCCGGAGGCGACCCCGGGGCCATCCACCGCTTGCTCGACCCCACCATGCTGCCG GTGCCTGATATTGAGGGGACGAAGAAGAGTAAATGCCACCTCACAAGAACACCGTATGGAAGACACTTTGCTGATGAG GAAATCAATTCATACTTTGCGTTTCTGTTTGAATTGATTGCTGCGCGAGGACCATTGGTTGGATTAAATGTATCACTGAATCGGTATGATTTATTCCATGGGCATCTTTTCCTGGCATCTGGGACAGGAAGGCTTGGGATTct GTTTCATGCCAAAGAATATCCAGCATTTGATAAAGAATCGTTCCCTTACAATTTGGGATATTGCCAGACTG AATCTGATGTACCGTATGACGACTCTATGAATCTACGTAATATCCTTTGGTTAGCTCCATTGCCATCCAGTGAGACGAAAGCTTGGTTGGCACCAG GAGTGTTAGTCGTCTTGGATGCACATCCAGATGGAATTATTTATCAAGACATGATACGCGACTATGTTCAGATTGTACGGACAATATATGAAG ATGATTTTGGAAAGCATGCTGTTGATGTCAACTATCTCAATGTTGCCAACGCAGCGGCTCCAGCGGATAGAATTTTCATTTGCTGA